The sequence TGCTGTACCAATCGGCGGGAAATCTGGCCACGCTTCAGGATCTCCCGCAAGCCTATATTGGGTCACCAGATGCGTCTCGCTGGGACCGTACTGGTTGATCAATCCAATTTCGGATTTGCCGCAAAACTCCCTCACCTCATCGTTGATGACCAGCTTCTCGCCAGCCACCGCGATCTCCTGCAGAGCGGGAAGTTTGGTATCGGTGGCGGTGGCCACCAATGCCAAACTATGCAGGGCGCCAACCGGCATAAAGAGCCGGCTCACCTCATTGCTCAGTGCTAGCTGCATCACTTCGAAGGGATCGCGCCGCTCTTGATCGTCGGCTATAACAAGCTTGGCGCCAGACGACCAGGTGGCGACCATGTCCTCATAAATTACGTCAAAGCCAATGGAAGACGCATGCAGCGTGTGGGGAAGAGCGGTGTGATCCCAATGCTCAACATGCCATGCAGCCAGATGCTCGAGAACCACCGGAGGAACCGCGACTGATTTCGGCTCCCCTGTTGAGCCGGACGTCGCAATGACGTAGGCAACCTCAGCGTCAGCGAGTTGCCGACGAGGTCGGCTGCGGACTTTGGAGTAGTTGTATCGAGGAAGGTCGGAATCGATATGCCACTCGATCTCATCGTGCAGAACCAGCGTGGGACCAGCGCTATTGAGGATCCGCTGTGTCCGCGCTGCGGGCATACTGGGATCGATCGACAGCACACCTGCGCCTGCCCGCCATGCACCAAGTACTGCAGCACACCGCAACCAGGAACGTGTGTCGTAGAGGCAGACGAGGTCGCCCTGTCCGATTCCCTTTTCTACGAGACCGCCACACATTTCTGCAGATAATTGGTCGAGGTCGCCGTACGTATAACTTTTCCCGTGATCGACGACTGCTATGGACTGACTGTGTCTTTCTATCGAAGCAACAAGCGACTGGATCATAGACATCAGATACTCACCGACCTCGTGCTTCCGTTGTGTTGCGAAGACTCAATGGACGCATATCTGCCCAAGTTTCGGTGATGTACTTTAGGCATTCCGCTTTGGAGCCGATTCCATCCACCCCACGCCAACCTGCTGGTATGACCTTGCCAACCGGCCAAAGAGAGTACTGTTCTTCGCCATTCACCACCACCTGGAAGGCGGCATGAGTCTCATTCTTCTGGCTGTCCATGCGATTCCTTGAGCTCAGGTGAGTTCTGACCGATCCCTAACTCGCCGCCTCGGTGATACCTGTTAGATTCCCGCGTTGCTGCCGGGCTGTGCAGATTTCACGAGGGCGCCGATCCGAACAGCAAGATCCTCAAACACGGGACACTCGAACATAAGCCTCACGGTGGGCTCTATGTTCCACGTCTTGCGAATGCGCAGGATCACCTTTGTGGCCAGCAAGGAGTTCCCTCCCACGCTGAAGAAGTGTGCTCCACGAGGAACTACTGGTACCCCCAGCACCTCGGACCATATTGCGGCCAATTGAATCTCCGTCGGTGACCGGTCACCGTTGGGGGTTGACTCAAGGCCGGGATTTGTTTCTCGTTGGCCCGCCTGAGCGCTATCCTCAACGAGCTTTCCACAACGAGCACTGTGGGCGGTGCGACTCTGGGGAAGACCTGGGATGCTTTCGACTGTTCTGCTCTGG is a genomic window of Streptomyces sp. Edi2 containing:
- a CDS encoding AMP-binding protein, whose product is MSMIQSLVASIERHSQSIAVVDHGKSYTYGDLDQLSAEMCGGLVEKGIGQGDLVCLYDTRSWLRCAAVLGAWRAGAGVLSIDPSMPAARTQRILNSAGPTLVLHDEIEWHIDSDLPRYNYSKVRSRPRRQLADAEVAYVIATSGSTGEPKSVAVPPVVLEHLAAWHVEHWDHTALPHTLHASSIGFDVIYEDMVATWSSGAKLVIADDQERRDPFEVMQLALSNEVSRLFMPVGALHSLALVATATDTKLPALQEIAVAGEKLVINDEVREFCGKSEIGLINQYGPSETHLVTQYRLAGDPEAWPDFPPIGTAVVSAELLMSDGERLRPFRSMEEGELVISGRCVATGYLGDRQLTEEKFRNIRHQDGRKLRCYFTGDRVLFDGDNFHFIARVDDQLKMNGYRVEPGEVEAAIVSLPGVRRAVVVGDRKADRLNLVAYYTAEQGTEVTPSDVRDACLHALPEYMVPSEFVALKDFPLTPNGKVDRRALAGNT
- a CDS encoding MbtH family NRPS accessory protein produces the protein MDSQKNETHAAFQVVVNGEEQYSLWPVGKVIPAGWRGVDGIGSKAECLKYITETWADMRPLSLRNTTEARGR